A single region of the Theileria annulata chromosome 4, complete sequence, *** SEQUENCING IN PROGRESS *** genome encodes:
- a CDS encoding tRNA-splicing endonuclease, SEN1 homologue, putative, protein MSKTNPKFSTLDDILVRLLSFDFYRDLIQDGNDNLKSIQKRIKWHSTLKPLPSQITNVEDYHNSFFSLFMVECLEILTQSKYNDLTLPVVIEPISCNISGVFGSVTFTLSQPLLDFSSGDLVLLHISKPNHVNLKRDINNKFVNHTAESSKSLSSDMDTTHPIYEDNLKHCLGYVISIMKNRILVKILLLPPKFATPETFDDRDLDRIKSIQTQLSSILSTHSQMNNATGKSTTEEWHISRLLSLTTIMREFKGLCMLEHMPLKDYLLTKVPENNNSQDPDTCKELVLDFEIPKKLKKTIEANYNSGQLSALSNSLKNTGISLIQGPPGTGKTTTIMSIISVILYSTIPTKKKKNVRESQKKHLNKSNFRKKNFWFFDEENGVEDKMTFDELQSDENYDYCSITEHNIYDCFNTKTKNNENKIYIGSEKQSNKRILICAPSNAAIDEIVKRLVSPDGGIFDANGNRYNPTVTRVGPNFNEDLREFSLQTKINNWDSKNNLSSLRGDRSNTINKPTIIMDILLNSEVVCSTLSGCGSKELYGLINCFDTLIVDEATQAVELSTLIPFNLGCKRAILVGDPCQLSATVCSKVAIQLNYDQSLFKRLQLCGYPVNFLKLQYRMDPLITRFPSMYFYQNQLVNAKETSSVPEEDWRQFPLLRPTVFFALDSQESMSDTSYVNEMEVDLVCQLLDIIVEIFSAIPGITEEEICKKIAVISPYAAQAEILKNTISQRIKILPTFSSVYKALTGSKTHQIYVSTVDGFQGMEKEIIIFSAVRTNYVGNRKARNSRIEDLTSPSILTINSEPHDPRESAKFSKLTDEYLKNISENTPDLTTNVIDASFIADRRRINVAITRACSNLFIVGNPRYLLDHKHWSALYNHYAKTGSIFICKTQNNSLDPKFLRNWSREYLNRSPEQYRKLLKNKYLKDFVTKLVS, encoded by the exons ATGTCAAAGACGAATCCTAAGTTTTCTACTCTGGATGATATACTCGTGAGACTGTTATCGTTTGATTTCTATAGAGATCTTATTCAGGATGGGAACGATAACCTAAAGTCAATCCAGAAGAGAATAAAGTGGCACTCAACCCTTAAACCGTTGCCTTCACAAATCACAAACGTTGAAGATTATCAcaattcatttttttcattattcaTGGTAGAATGCCTTGAGATTCTAACGCAGTCGAAGTATAATGATCTGACATTACCAGTGGTAATTGAGCCG ATATCATGTAACATCTCTGGAGTTTTCGGATCAGTAACGTTTACGCTGAGCCAACCGCTGTTGGATTTCTCGTCAGGGGATTTGGTGTTGTTGCACATCTCGAAACCAAATCATGTAAATCTTAAAAGGGATATCAACAACAAATTCGTTAACCATACAGCTGAATCAAGTAAATCATTGTCAAGTGATATGGACACAACGCATCCAATATACGAAGATAACTTGAAACACTGCTTAGGATACGTTATATCAATAATGAAGAATAGAATTTTGGTAAAAATACTTTTGCTTCCACCAAAATTCGCAACACCGGAAACCTTTGATGATCGAGACTTGGATAGAATCAAGTCAATTCAAACTCAACTCAGCTCAATTCTTTCAACACATAGTCAAATGAACAACGCAACAGGAAAGAGTACAACTGAAGAGTGGCATATATCAAGACTGCTATCACTAACCACAATTATGCGAGAATTTAAAGGCCTATGTATGCTGGAGCACATGCCACTTAAAGATTATCTACTCACAAAGGTTccagaaaataataattctcAGGACCCAGATACATGTAAAGAACTGGTTCTTGATTTTGAGATCCCGAAAAAGCTGAAGAAAACTATTGAAGCAAACTATAACTCAGGACAACTGTCAGCACTGTCAAACAGCCTAAAGAACACAGGAATATCATTGATACAAGGACCACCAGGGACAGGGAAAACGACAACGATAATGAGTATCATTAGCGTAATTTTGTATTCTACAATTCCAAcaaagaagaagaaaaatGTTAGAGAATCGCAAAAGAAACATTTAAACAAGTCTAACTTTAGAAAGAAGAATTTTTGGTTTTttgatgaagaaaatgGAGTTGAAGATAAAATGACGTTTGATGAGCTTCAATCAGACGAAAACTACGACTACTGCTCAATTACAGAGCATAATATATATGACTGCTTCAATACAAAGACGAAAAACAACGAAAACAAAATATACATAGGATCAGAAAAACAAAGTAATAAGAGAATATTGATTTGTGCACCATCAAATGCAGCAATAGATGAGATTGTAAAACGTCTTGTGAGCCCAGATGGAGGAATTTTCGACGCGAACGGGAACAGATATAACCCAACAGTTACCCGTGTTGGACCCAATTTTAACGAAGATTTGAGAGAGTTCAGCCTGCAGacaaaaataaacaacTGGGACTCCAAAAATAACTTATCGTCCCTGAGAGGAGATAGAAGCAACACAATAAATAAGCCGACAATCATAATGGATATACTTTTGAACAGTGAAGTGGTCTGTTCAACACTTTCAGGCTGTGGTTCAAAGGAGTTATATGGCCttataaattgttttgATACTCTAATTGTTGACGAAGCCACTCAGGCAGTGGAACTATCCACGCTTATTCCATTTAACCTGGGCTGTAAAAGAGCAATACTGGTTGGCGACCCATGTCAGCTCTCGGCGACAGTTTGTTCAAAGGTAGCAATTCAATTAAACTACGACCAGTCACTTTTCAAGAGACTACAACTGTGTGGATATCCAGTAAACTTTTTGAAACTCCAATACCGTATGGACCCACTGATCACGAGGTTCCCGTCAATGTATTTCTATCAAAACCAGCTAGTAAACGCCAAAGAAACATCGAGTGTTCCTGAGGAAGACTGGAGGCAGTTCCCGCTTCTGAGGCCGACAGTATTCTTCGCACTTGATTCCCAGGAGTCCATGAGTGACACATCATATGTCAACGAGATGGAGGTGGACTTGGTGTGTCAGCTGTTGGACATAATTGTCGAGATATTTTCTGCTATTCCGGGCATCACTGAGGAGGAAATCTGCAAGAAAATCGCAGTAATTAGCCCATACGCAGCACAGGCTGAGATTTTAAAGAACACAATATCGCAAAGGATAAAAATCCTTCCTACATTTTCCTCAGTCTACAAAGCACTTACGGGATCAAAAACTCATCAAATATACGTTAGCACAGTGGATGGGTTCCAGGGCATGGAAAAGgaaataattatctttAGTGCCGTAAGGACTAACTATGTAGGTAACAGAAAGGCTAGGAATTCTAGGATTGAAGATCTCACCTCACCCTCAATACTGACAATAAATTCTGAGCCTCATGACCCTAGGGAATCCGCCAAGTTTTCAAAGCTGACTGACGAATACTTGAAGAATATTAGCGAGAACACGCCCGACTTGACCACCAACGTTATCGATGCGTCGTTTATAGCAGACAGGAGAAGGATCAATGTGGCAATCACTAGAGCATGTAGTAACTTATTTATAGTCG gaaATCCTAGGTATTTACTAGACCACAAGCATTGGTCGGCACTGTACAACCACTACGCGAAGACGGGATCAATCTTCATATGCAAGACTCAAAACAACTCCTTGGACCCAAAGTTTCTGAGGAACTGGTCCCGAGAGTATCTAAACCGCTCACCA GAACAGTATAGAAAGCTGCTTAAGAACAAATACCTTAAAGATTTTGTAACTAAATTAGTttcttaa
- a CDS encoding uncharacterized protein (Tap579b07.q1c.cand.91 - score = 21.96), with protein MSDKESDPLDDLNRKYQELTISGKFSFNYNLLRIVDVTIHSVRQSWIILKESLSYDLSYYLEEGKMFPDFYLMKRYVKFSSLAFISLYSAATMICEVSNPDCSPSSSKHGSGKGSKSKNKPDPFSVIIVAVSVLPNHTGIGLCKFPIFIFLAVKLLDYTINKVKEAKLSKIFAIADENNRATIDFYNNHGFYRSSSTFSDVVSNLKVKSPESQAPPSFIIMERTLSTPETK; from the exons ATGTCAGATAAGGAGTCCGATCCTCTGGATGATCTTAATCGCAAATACCAAGAACTCACCATATCAGGGAAATTCTCGTTCAACTACAACCTTCTTAGAATCGTTGACGTAACTATCCACTCAGTTCGCCAATCTTGGATTATTCTGAAGGAATCTCTCTCCTATGATCTCAGTTACTACCTGGAGGAGGGGAAAATGTTCCCCGACTTCTATCTCATGAAAAGATATGTAAAGTTCTCATCGCTAG cCTTTATTTCCCTCTATTCCGCCGCAACCATGATTTGTGAGGTCTCTAACCCAGACTGTTCTCCATCAAGCTCTAAACATGGCTCTGGAAAAGGTTCCAAGTCCAAGAACAAACCGGATCCATTCTCAGTTATAATTGTGGCAGTTTCAGTCTTGCCAAACCACACCGGAATCGGACTCTGTAAGTttccaatttttatttttttagcTGTTAAGCTCCTCGACTACACAATTAACAAGGTAAAGGAGGCAAAACTTTCCAAGATTTTTGCAATCGCAGATGAAAACAATAGGGCGACAATAGACTTCTACAACAATCATGGGTTTTACAGGTCATCTTCCACCTTCTCTGATGTTGTTTCTAACCTAAAGGTAAAGAGCCCCGAGTCTCAGGCGCCTCCATCATTCATTATTATGGAGCGTACACTTTCTACTCCAgaaacaaaataa